One Oncorhynchus keta strain PuntledgeMale-10-30-2019 chromosome 11, Oket_V2, whole genome shotgun sequence DNA window includes the following coding sequences:
- the LOC118374255 gene encoding vesicle transport protein SEC20-like, which translates to MVCRTTTEMASSQDVHVRICGQEIIKYDLEIKALIQDIRECPGPQSVLMDFNSQVKERFNQLRLRIQNMEQMAKEQDRETEKQAILSETESNRRQMLSNQTAWRKANLACKLSIDNLEKDELLYGGDSTVRQRKATKESLVQTSGDITESLMSISRMMAQSVSQSEETIGTLATSSRTVLETDEEFKAMTGTIHLGRKLISKYNRRELTDKLLIFLAVALFLATVLYILKKRLFPFI; encoded by the exons ATGGTTTGCCGTACAACAACAGAAATGGCCTCTTCCCAGGATGTCCACGTCCGAATTTGTGGACAAGAAATAATCAAATATGATCTCGAAATTAAAGCTCTCATTCAG GACATTAGAGAATGTCCGGGGCCACAAAGTGTGTTGATGGATTTCAACTCCCAAGTAAAAGAGAGATTCAATCAGCTACGACTGAGAATCCAG AATATGGAGCAAATGGCCAAGGAACAAGACCGAGAAACAGAAAAACAAGCCATCTTGAGTGAGACCGAGAGTAATCGTAGACAGATGCTGAG TAACCAGACAGCTTGGAGGAAGGCAAACCTGGCATGTAAACTGTCCATTGACAACCTTGAGAAAGATGAGCTGTTGTATGGTGGAGACTCCACTGTGCGACAACG AAAAGCAACTAAGGAGAGTTTGGTCCAGACATCCGGTGATATCACAGAGAGCCTGATGAGCATCAGTCGTATGATGGCTCAGTCGGTGTCGCAGAGCGAGGAGACCATCGGCACTCTGG CTACGTCCTCAAGAACAGTCCTGGAAACTGATGAAGAGTTCAAAGCCATGACAGGAACCATACATTTGGGAAGGAAACTGATCTCAAAATATAACAGACGAGAATTGACTGACAAACTACTAATCTTTCTAGCAGTGGCTTTGTTTTTAGCAACTGTCCTGTACATTTTGAAAAAAAGGCTGTTCCCGTTCATTTAG